The Pseudomonas graminis region CATTAGGAGATATTATGCGTCGCGCTTTGCTCTTCGCTTTCGCTCTGTTCGCACTTCCCGCAGTCAACGCGGCCGACCTTCAACCTTTCTCCGCCAGCTACACCGCTGACTGGAAACAACTCCCCATGAGCGGCGGCAGCGCCAGCCGCAGCCTCGAAAAGAACGCCAACGGCACCTGGACCCTGAACTTCAAGGCATCGATGATGATCGCCAGCCTGACCGAAGTCAGCACGATCAAGGTCGACAAGGATCAGTTGCTGCCGCAGACCTACCACTTCGAACGTGGCGGCCTGGGCAAGAGCAAGACGGTCGATCTGGTATTCGACTGGCCCACCAAATTCATCACCGGCTCGGACCGTGGCGACGCGGTGAAAATCCCGCTGAATGCCGGCGTTCTCGACAAGTCCACCTACCAGCTCGCGCTGCAGCATGACGTGGCGGCGGGCAAAAAGAGCATGTCGTATCAGGTGGTCGATGGTGACGAGATCGACACCTATGACTTCCGCGTCCTGGGCACTGAAAAGGTCGAGACCAAAGTCGGTTCGGTCGACGCCATCAAGGTCGAACGCGTGCGTGATCCAACGCAGAACAAACGCATCACCGTGATGTGGTTCGCCAAGGACTACGACTACCTGCTGGTTCGCCTGCAACAGGTTGAAACCGACGGCAAGGAATACAACATCATGCTGCAGGACGGCACGGTGAACGGTAAGTCGGTTAAAGGCAGTTAATACACGCTACCGAGGAGCGCACTACGAAAAAACCCGCCTCCATGGCGGGTTTTTTCTTGGCGCCGAGAGACACATGGGCCTACATGAAAGATTCTTCATGGCCCTCAACCGGGTGTGACAAAACGCCACACTCCCTTCGAATACAAGCATTTAGCGCACTGTTACGGATTCGGTAAATAACTGTTGCCGGATGAGCACATTTACTTAGCTGGCTACCAAAAACTATAAAGAAGGCCTGCGACGTCCTGCCGCAGATATCCAAGAGTCAGGAGTTTGCACTATGACCGTAACTGTTACTGAACGCGACGACGCCCATATCTCCCACGAGACCATCGCCGATGGCATCCAGATCTGGGATGTACGCCAACAAGACCAGCTGGTAGGGATGTTTCATTACGAATCGGACGCACAGCGTTACGCAGCAGAACTAGCCGAGCAAGAAGCGAAGCTTCAGGCCAGTCATTCGTAATTTCGGAATCGCAGCAAAACAAAACCCGCCTCTCGGCGGGTTTTGTCGTTTACCAGAGGTCCGCCTTTCACGATGCCCCCAGCGCAACCCTTTCATACAGACATTGCGAACTAGGTGGGAGTGAGCTTGCTCACGAAAGCGGTACTGCACCCTCTGAAGATTTAGCTCATGCCCCTTCGCGAGCAAGCTCGCTCCCACAGCAAAGAATCACCACATCAGATCATCAGGGATCTTGTACGCGGCATAAGGATCATCGCCATCCGGCTCTTCGGTGGGGGCGCTGAGCATGACAATGCGGCGCGGATCGCGCTCTTGCACCTTGAGGGCCGCTTCCCGGGGGATCACCTCGTAAGTACCGCCGTGGTGCACGATGGCCAGCGCGCCGCTGCTCAGCTTGCTGCGCATCAGAGGGTTGACCGACAGGCGCTTGACCTTCTTGTCGTCGACGAAGTTGTAGTAGTCCTCGGTGGTCAGCTTCGGCAGGCGCGTGGCTTCGATCAGTTGCTTGACCTGGGCGGCACGGGCTTTCTGCTCGATTTTTTCCTGCTGCTGACGGTTCAACTCCTGGTCTCGTTTGGCCTTCTCGGCCATCGCTTCCTGGGCCGCGCGCTGGCTGGTGTCATCCGCCACTGCCTGGCCCTTGTGCACCAGGCGCTGCTCCTTCTGCTTGCTCTTGCTGGCCTGCTTGGCTTGCTTCTCATTGACCAGTCCGGCTTTCAGCAACTGGTCACGAAGGGAAATACCCGCCATCTGTCTTCTCTCTCTAAATAGTCAACTCAACCGCAGTTGGGCGTGATCTTTTCCTGACGCTTGGCTTCGCCCCAGAGCGCATCCATCTCTTCGAGGCTGCAATCTTCGATGGGGCGCCGGGTGTCGCGCAAGGTCTGTTCGATAAATCTGAAACGCCGCTCGAATTTGGCATTGGCGGCGCGCAGGGCATTTTCCGGGTCAACCTTAAGGTGCCGGGCCAGATTGACCGCGGCAAACAGCAGATCGCCGACCTCTTCGGTGATGGCAGCGCTGTCGTTGTCGGCCATGGCCTCGAGGACTTCGTCGAGTTCCTCGCGCACGTTGTCGACCACCGGCAACGCATCAGGCCAGTCGAAACCGACCCGGGAGGCCCGCTTCTGCAACTTCGCCGCCCGCGACAGCGCAGGCAATACGGCCGGCACATCATCGAGCAGGGAAAGCTGCTCAGGGGCGCTGGCCTTTTCCGCGCGCTCCTCGGCCTTGATCTGATCCCAGCGCTGCTTGACCTGCTCTTCGCTGAGGCGCGGCGTTTCAAGCGGCGCGTACAGATCGCCGGTCGGGAACACGTGGGGATGGCGGCGAATCAGTTTGCGGGTGATGCCGTCGACCACACCGTCAAACTCGAAGCGCCCTTCTTCCCGCGCCAGCTGGCAGTAATACACCACCTGAAACAGCAAATCGCCGAGCTCGCCGCGCAGGTCATCAAAGTCACCGCGTTCGATGGCGTCGGCCACTTCGTAGGCTTCTTCGAGGGTGTGCGGGACGATGCTCGCGTAATTCTGCTTCACGTCCCACGGGCAACCGAATTGCGGATCGCGCAAGCGGGCCATGAGGTTGAGGAGGTCTTGGAGGCTATACATGAGGGGTCCCTTTGGTCACAGCTTCAAGCGGCAAGCCACAAGCTTCAAGCCGTGCGCGTACAGCTTGCAGCTTGTGGCTTGCCGCTTGTAGCTTGCAGCTACGCCTCACGGCGTTCTGTTACGCCGCGTTTCGATGATGTTCGGCAGTTGCGAGATGCGCCCCAGCAGCCGGCCCAGCGCGTCCAGGCCCGGGATCTCGATGGTCAGCGACATCAGCGCGGTGTTGTCTTCCTTGTTCGAGCGGGTGTTGACCGCCAGGACGTTGATGCGCTCGTTGAGCAGAATCTGCGAGACGTCACGCAGCAGCCCCGAGCGGTCGTAGGCGCGGATGATGATGTCCACCGGATAGGTGAGCACCGGCACCGGGCCCCAGCTGACCTGAATGATGCGCTCGGGTTCGCGCCCGCCCAGTTGCAGCACCGAGGCGCAGTCCTGACGGTGAATGCTCACGCCGCGGCCTTGGGTGATGTAACCGACGATGGCATCGCCCGGCAGCGGCTGGCAGCAGCCGGCCATCTGCGTCATCAGGTTGCCGACGCCCTGGATCTGGATGTCGCCGCGCTTGCCCGGCTTGTAACCAGTGGCCTTGCGCGGAATCAGCTCCAACTGCTCGTTGCCGCGTTCCGGCTCGACCAGTTGCTGGGCCAGATTCACCAGCTGCGCAATGCGCAGGTCGCCGGCACCGAGGGCCGCGAACATGTCTTCGGGCATCTTCATGTTGGCCTTCTCGGCCAGCTTGTCGAAGTCCACTTGCGGCAGCGCCAGACGCGCCAGCTCGCGCTCCAGCAACACCTTGCCGGCGGCGACGTTCTGGTCGCGCGCCTGCAGCTTGTACCAGTGCACGATCTTCGCCCGCGCCCGAGACGTGGTGATGTAACCGAGGTTCGAGTTCAGCCAGTCGCGGCTCGGCGTGCCGTGCTTGCTGGTGATGATCTCGACCTGCTCGCCGGTCTGCAGGCTGTAGTTGAGCGGCACGATGCGCCCGTTGATCTTCGCGCCACGGCAGTTGTGGCCGATCTCGGTGTGCACGCGGTAGGCGAAGTCCAGCGGCGTCGCCCCCTTGGGCAGGTCGATCGCGTGGCCGTCCGGGGTAAACACGTAAACGCGGTCGGGTTCGATGTCGACGCGCAGCTGTTCCGCCAGCCCGCCGATGTCGCCCAGCTCTTCATGCCACTCGAGCACCTGACGCAGCCAGGAGATTTTCTCTTCGTAATGATTGGAGCCGGATTTGACGTCGGTGCCTTTGTATTTCCAGTGGGCGCAGACGCCCAGCTCGGCCTCTTCGTGCATGGCGTGGGTGCGGATCTGCACTTCCAGCACCTTGCCCTCCGGACCGATCACTGCCGTGTGCAGCGAGCGATAGCCGTTTTCCTTCGGATTCGCGATGTAGTCGTCGAATTCCTTGGGAATGTGCCGCCACAAAGTGTGGACAATGCCGAGGGCGGTGTAGCAATCGCGCATCTCCGGCACCAGCACACGAACGGCGCGAACGTCGTAGATCTGGCTGAATTCCAGGCCTTTGCGCTGCATCTTTCGCCAGATCGAATAAATGTGCTTGGCCCGGCCGCTGATGTCGGCCGTCACGCCAGTGGCCAGCAGCTCGTTCTCAAGCTGTGACATCACGTCGGTAATGAAGCGCTCGCGATCAAGGCGGCGTTCGTGCAGCAGCTTGGCGATCTGCTTGTACTGCTCGGGCTCCAGGTAACGGAAGGACAGGTCCTCCAGCTCCCATTTGATGTGACCGATGCCCAGTCTGTGGGCCAGCGGCGCGTAGATGTCGAAGACTTCCCGGGCGACGCGGTTGCGCTTTTCATCGTCGGTGTTCTTCACCGCCCGGATGGCGCACGTACGCTCGGCCAGCTTGATCAACGCGACGCGCACGTCGTCGACCATGGCCACCAGCATCTTGCGCAGGTTTTCGACCTGGGCCTGAGTGCCGAGCACCAGGGACTGACGCGGACTGAGACTGGCGCTGATCGCCGCCATGCGCAGCACGCCGTCGATAAGTTTGGCGACGGTGGGGCCAAAGCGCTGGTTCACGTCGGGCAGCGAGATCTTGCCTTCGCGCACGCCGCGATAAATCACGGCGGCAACGAGGGAGTCCTGATCGAGCTTGAGGTCGGCCAGGATTTCAGCGATTTCCAGGCCCGTCTGAAAACTCGACGTGCCCTCCGCCCAGAGGTTCTTGGCGGCGTTGTCCTGTTGCTCGGCGTGCCGGGCAAATTCACAGGCCTCTTTGAGGGCCTGTCGGTCCACTGCGAGGTCGACGCTGACCACGTGATCCAGCCACGCGTCGAGGTTGATACTGCCGTCTGTGTTGATCGGCTGGTGGGGTCTCACCTGTACCATGTTGCTTACCTTCCCTACGGCGCGATGAAATGCGCCTTCAGTCGCCGGCCTTCTTGAGCGCGTGCGCCTTGCGGGCCATGCAAGGTCGCGTACGCGCGGGCCAGTCGGATTAAACGAGACTCCGTGTAAGGCATGGGCTTTTCCTGAGCCGCTGCCTCACTTGCTCGCTTCAAATAACGCCATCGCCTCGACATGCGCTGTCTGCGGGAACATATCGAGGATTCCGGCACGTTTTAAACGGTAGCCCTGTTTGATCAATTCAACCGTGTCGCGCGCCAGCGTAGCCGGATTGCACGACACATAAAGGACGCGCTGAGCGCCCAACGACTTGAGCTTGCCCACTGCTTCGAACGCCCCGTCACGGGGCGGATCGAGCAGCACTGCGGCGAAACCTTCCGCCACCCAGGCCGCCTTGTCCAGTGGCTGCGACAGATCGGCCTGATAAAACTTCACGTTGCTTAAACCGTTGCCGGCGGCGTTGGCCGTCGCCCGGTGAACCATGGCGTCGACGCCCTCCACGGCCACCACGTCGCGCGACATTTGCGCCAGCGGTAGAGCGAAGTTACCGAGACCGCAGAACAAGTCCAGCACTCGTTCGTCCTTGTCCGGCGCGAGCCAGTCCAGGGCCTGTTCGATCATCGCGGTGTTGACCTGAGCATTGACCTGCACGAAGTCGCCGGGGCGATAGGCCAGGGACAGATTCCACGGCTCCAGACGGTAGCCAAGGTGCGCGGCCGGGTCGACCGGTTGTGGCTCGCCTTCGCCGTGCAACCACAGCTGCGCGTCATGGGTTTCGCAAAACGCCTTGAGGATTGCCAGATCGTTTTCAGGCAGCGGCGCGGTGTGCCGCAGCAGCACGGCATTGGCCGAGCCGCTAAAGAGCTCGACATGCCCCAGCGCCTGGGGTTTGCTCAGGCCGCGAAGCATGGGCGCCAGCGCTGTCATGATCGGTTGCAAGGCCTGTACCAGCACCGGGCATTGTTCGATGGGGATGATGTCCTGACTCGCCGCGGCGCGGAAGCCGACGTCCAGCCGTTTGGCGCGGACGTCCCAGCGAACGGCGACACGGGCGCGGCGGCGGTAGGCGTATTCATCGCCGGTCAGCGGCGCGGCCCATTCCTCCGGCTCGACCCCGGCGATGCGGCTCAATTGCTCGGCGAGCATGCTCTGTTTCAGGGCGAGCTGTTCGGCGTGGGGCATGTGCTGGGTGCTGCAACCGCCGCAACGGCCGAAATGCGGGCACGCTGCCGGGCGCCGTATCGGGCTGGCCTGGAACACCCGCTCAGTGCGGGCTTCGACGACTTTGCCGTGGGCATTGAGCACGCGGGCCTCGACCTCTTCGCCAGCCAGACTGCCCATGACAAACCAGGTGCGGCCTTCAACGAAACCGATGCCGCGACCGTCGTTGGCCAGCCGCTCGATGTTCAGGCGTTGTTTTTTACCGGCAGGAACCTGCGTGGTCCGGGTGCCGCCGCTGGGCTGGAAACGCAGGCCTGCATCACGCTTGGCCATCAGTTGGGCGCATCGTAGACGCCGGTCGACAGGTAACGGTCGCCGCGGTCACAAATGATCGCGACCATCACCGCGTTTTCGACTTCCCGGGACAACCGCAGCATCCCGGCCACCGAGCCGCCCGACGACACGCCACAGAAAATGCCTTCTTCCCGCGCCAGTCGACGCATGACGTCCTCGGCTTCGGCCTGGCCCATGTCCATGATCCGGTCGACACGGTCGGCCTGATAAATGCTCGGCAGGTACTCTGTCGGCCAGCGGCGGATACCGGGAATCGACGCGCCGTCCATGGGCTGGAGGCCGACGATCTGAATGTTCGGGTTCTGTTCCTTGAGGAAACGCGAGGTGCCCATGATGGTGCCGGTGGTGCCCATGGAACTGACGAAATGGGTGATGGTGCCGCCGGTCTGCCGCCAGATTTCCGGGCCGGTGCCGACGTAATGCGCCTGGGGATTGTCGCCGTTGGCGAACTGGTCGAGCACTTTGCCGTGGCCTTCAGCCTGCATGCGCTCGGCCAGATCACGGGCGCCTTCCATGCCCTCTTCCTTGCTGACCAGAATCAGCTCGGCGCCATAAGCGGTCATCGCCGCCTTGCGCTCGGCGCTGGAGTTGTCGGGCATGATCAGGATCATGCGATAGCCCTTGATCGCCGCAGCCATCGCCAGGGCGATGCCGGTGTTGCCGGAGGTGGCTTCGATCAGGGTGTCGCCGGGGTGGATCTGCCCGCGCGCTTCGGCACGGGTAATCATCGACAGCGCCGGACGGTCCTTCACGGAACCGGCCGGGTTATTGCCTTCGAGCTTGAGCAGCAACGTGTTGCTGGTGTTCCCGGCCATGCGTTGCAGACGCACCAGCGGGGTGTTGCCGACGCAATCGGCGATGGTTTGATACTGCAGGGTCATGGCGTTTTCGCGATCCAGACGTGCGGGGGTCGCCCATCATACCGGCAATCGCTGCCGGGCCATATCACGCAAAGTGAGGGGGTTATCGCTGAATGGAATAAGGCATGTCCCTGGGATTAGATAGGCCGGGCACTGAACCCTGTAGGAGTGAGCTTGCTCGCGATTGCATTATCACCGGCAACCTTTACGTCACAGACACCACGCATCGCGAGCAAGCTCACTCCTACAGTTCGGGTTGAGCTGCTGATCCAACAGCGACATCAGGCCTGCCGGGCCGGCAAGCGCATGATCATCCTCAGGCCCTGCCCCGTATTTTCCGCCCACAAGTCGCCACCTTGCAGGCGCAGCGAGTTGCGCGCGATGCTCAGGCCCAGGCCAAAACCGCCGTCGCCGGGGCGGGCGCCATCCAGGCGGATGAACGGCGCAAAAATACGCTCGAGATCGCCCCCGTCGATCCCGCCGCCCTGATCTTCCAGCCACAACAGCCAGTCGTCCCCTTCCCTGCGACCGTCAAGGCGCACGATGCCCTCGGGCGGCGAGTGGCGGATGGCGTTACGCAGAATGTTTTCCAGCGCCTGGGCCAGTGTATTGAGATGGCCACTGACCCAGCATTCGCCGTCCAGATCGCAGCGCAACTGACGGGACGGCCAGCAGGTTTCGAAACAGGCGTCATCCACCAGCATCTCCCACAGCGCCACCACCTGAATATCCTCGCCGGGAAGTTTTTCGCGCTCGGTGTCAAGCCAGGCCAGTTGCAGGGTGTCGTCCACCAAACGGCGCATGCCATCCACTTCCCGGCTCAGGCGCTCGCGCAATTCGGGCAGGGTCTGCTCGCTGTCGCAGGCCACCCGCAGGCGACTCAGTGGCGTGCGCAGTTCGTGGGAAAGGTCACGCAATAACTGCTGCTGAACCTGCACCGTCGAATGCAGGCGCGCGGCCATGTGATCGAACGCGCGGTTCAGCTCGCCCAGCTCGTCGCGGCGCTCGGTCATTTGCGGCGACAGCCTGCTGCTCAGCCGATCGGCGCGCCACGCGTTGGCCTGTTCGCGCAGTTGGTTGAGCGGGCGAATCAGCAGGCGATACAGCCCGACGCACAGCAGCAAGGTGAACAACGCCGGAATCAGCCCATTGGTCAGGATTTGCCCGATCCACGCGTAACGGCCCGGCTTGAAGCGCTCGGGCAGTTCGATCACCAGACTGCCGGCGTCCGGGTTGCCCGGAAACGCGATCTTCAGCCAAGGCACGGTCTTCTGCCGCGTGCTCATGGGCCAGTCGATGCCGCGCATGAAGGTCAGCCGTTGCGACTGCTCGCGGGTCAGCGGCGTGCTGCCGAGGGATTGCAAGTCGCTGCCGATGACCCCGACCCAGCCCGTTTCCTGCAGACGGACCTGCTTTAGCCATTGGTCGATGCCGCGCTGGCCGCCTGTATTCCATGCCTGTTCGGCCTGCGCCGCATAGCCGTTGAGCACCTGATGGGCTTCAGCGTTCAGATAGGCGTTGCGGGTCTCGATGTAGCGGCCCCAATACCAACTGAGCCAGATCATCAACAGGCAGAAGCCGACCAGCAGAACGGCCAGTTTCCAGAACAGCGAATGCCGACCGGGCAGTTTTTTGCGCGGCTCAACCATTCAACACCTCAGGCATCCAGCACCGCTGCCGTCAGCACGTAGCCTTTGCCCCAGACCGTGCGCAGCTGCCGCGCCTGATAGCCAACGGCCTTGAGCTTGCGGCGAATCTGGCTGATGTGCATGTCCAGGCTGCGGTCGTGCTGGGAATAGCCGCGCTGCAGGACGTGCTGATAAAGGAAGGCTTTGCTGAGGACGTCTTCCTGGTTGCGCCACAAGGTTTCCAGCAGGCGGTATTCGCTGCCGGTCAATTGCGCCGGGGTGCCGACGAAGAAGACATCGCAGCGTCCGTGGTCGAAGGCCAGGCCGTCTGCTTCAGGTTTCTCCACGCCGGCATCGGGCTCGTTGGCAGTCAGGCCGTGGAAGCGTCGTTCCAGGTCGACCCTGCGCAGAATCGCCTCGATGCGCACGCGAAGTTCGTCGACGCTGAACGGTTTGGGCAGGTAATCGTCGGCGCCGTTCTGGAAGCCGGTGATGCGGTCGGCCTCGGCACCCAGGGCGGACATGAGGATGATCGGCACGGTATGGCGACGACGCAGATGGGTGAGGATGTCGAGGCCGTTCATGCCAGGGAGCAGGATGTCCATCAGCACCACATCGAAGGGTTCGCGTTGCGCACAGGCCAGCCCTTCGGCACCGTTCTGGCACCAGGTCACCTGAAACCCGCAGCGATCAAGCTGATCGTGGACAAAAGCGCCGAGCACAACATCGTCCTCGATGGCGAGTATATGGGGGCGATGGAGGCTGGCGGGAGTCATTGGCGTCTGCGACTGATTCTCAAGAAGGGGATTATTCAAGATTGCGTGCGGCGGGGCAATGCTGGCCTGCCGGAGCGGTGATCTTTAGTAGGACCGGCTTCAGCCGGGAATAGGCCAGTTGGACACCATCAAATCTGCGGTGTGATGACTGCCGCCTTCCCGGCTAAAGCCGGTCCTACTAGGGAAGCGTCCAGTCCCATCATGTGCACACGCCGCGGTCCTGTAGGACCGGCTTTAGCCGGGAAGAGGCCAGTATGGGCACCATCAATTTTGCGGCGTAACACTTGACGCCTTCCCGGCTAAAGCCAGTCCTACAAGGGAAGTGTCCCGCTCCATCAGACGTGCACGCGCCGGCCCCACTGTGTGCACGAGGCGCAAATGACTACACTGCGCAGTGATTGCGCTGCATGGGCGCTGCATTTGCCTGAATTCGTGCCGGGTTGCTGGAGAAGAAGTGTGCTGAAAAAAGTGGGCATCAAAGGCCGCGTCATGCTGCTGACCCTGCTCCCCGCCTGCCTGATGGCGGCATTGCTGGGGGGGTATTTCACCTGGATGCAGCTAACCGAGTTGCAGACCCAATTGCTCAAGCGTGGCGAGATGATTGCCAACGAGCTGGCACCGCTGTCGGCCGGCGCGCTGGCCAGCGGTGATCAGGCCATGCTTGAACGGATTGCCGGGCAAGTGCTGGAACAGGCCGACGTGCGTGCGGTGTCGTTCCTCGATGCCGACCGGGGGATGTTGGCCCACGCCGGCCCGAGCATGATCAACCAGGCCCCCATCGGTAACAGCACGCACATGCTGCAGCGGTCGGAAAACGACGCCACACGCTACCTGATGCCGGTGTTCGGGCGCAGTCGCCACTTGACGGGCGACGTCGTTCCCGCTGAAGCCGACCACCTCCTGGGCTGGGTCGAGCTGGAGCTTTCACATAACGGAACGTTGTTGCGCGGCTATCGCAGCCTGTTCGCCAGCGTGATCCTGATTCTTATCGGTCTCGGTCTGACCGCGATGCTGGCATTGCGCATGAGCCGCACCATCAACGGCCCGATCACCCAGATCAAGCACGTCGTCGCGCAGTTGAAGGACGGCAACCTCGAAGCGCGGCTGCCGCCCATGGGCAGTTACGAACTCGATCAACTGGGTTCGGGCATCAACCGCATGGCGGCGACGTTGCAGAACGCTCAGGAAGAATTGCAGCACAGCATCGAGCAGGCCACAGAAGACGTGCGCCAGAACCTGGAAACCATCGAGATCCAGAACATCGAGCTGGACCTGGCGCGCAAGGAAGCTCTGGAAGCCAGCCGGATCAAGTCCGAGTTTCTGGCGAACATGAGCCATGAAATCCGTACGCCGCTCAACGGCATTCTGGGTTTCACCCACTTGTTGCAGAAAAGCGAGCTGACGCCGCGCCAGTACGATTATCTGGGCACCATCGAGAAATCCGCCGACAACCTGTTGAGTATCATCAACGAGATTCTGGATTTCTCGAAGATCGAGGCCGGCAAGCTGGTCCTCGACGCGATCCCGTTCAACCTGCGCGACCTGTTGCAGGACACGCTGACCATCCTCGCCCCTGCCGCCCACGCCAAACAACTGGAACTGGTGAGTCTGGTCTATCGCGATACGCCATTGTCGCTGGTCGGCGATCCGCTGCGCTTGCGGCAGATCCTCACCAACCTCGTCAGCAATGCCATCAAGTTCACCCGCGAAGGCACCATCGTGGCGCGGGCGATGCTGGAGGAAGAACACGACACCACGGTGCAGTTGCGCATCAGCGTGCAGGACACCGGCATTGGTCTGTCCAGTCAGGACGTGCGCGCGCTGTTTCAAGCGTTCAGCCAGGCGGACAACTCCCTGTCGCGGCACTCCGGCGGCACCGGGCTGGGGCTGGTGATTTCCAAGCGGCTGGTCGAGCAGATGGGCGGCGAAATCGGTGTCGAGAGCACGCCGGGGGAAGGGTCGGAATTCTGGATCAGCCTGACGCTGCCAAAAACCCGCGACGACCTCGAAGACCTGCCCGCCCCGCCGCTGCTGGGCCGTCGCGTGGCGGTGCTGGAGCATCACGACCTGTCGCGCCAGGCGCTTGAGCATCAACTGGAAGACTGCGGCCTGCAGCCGATGGTCTTCAACAACCTGGAAAACCTCATCAATGGCGTGACGGTGGTGCATCAGACGCCCCATGCCATCGACATGGCCGTGCTCGGCGTCACCGCCCACGAGCTGCCGCCCGAGCGTCTGCGCCAGCAGATCTGGGACCTGGAAAACCTCAACTGCAAAGTGCTGGTGCTGTGCCCGACCACTGAACAGGCGCTGTATCAATTCTCCGTGCCCGACGCCTATAACCAGTTGCAGGCGAAACCTGCGTGTACGCGCAAATTGCGCCGCGCGCTGTCGGAGCTGATCCAGCCCAAGCAGTTGCGCAGCGAGGTGCCGGAGCCGCTGTCGAGCCGGCCGCCGCGCATTCTCTGCGTGGACGACAACCCGGCGAATCTGTTGCTGGTGCAGACCTTGCTCGAAGACATGGGCGCCAAGGTCAAGGCCGTCGACAGTGGTTATGCCGCGGTGCAAGCAGTACAGGACGAACCTTTCGATCTGGTGCTGATGGACGTGCAGATGCCGGGCATGGACGGACGCCAGGCCACCGAGGAAATTCGCAGCTGGGAAAGCGAGCGTCAGGCCACGTCGCTGCCCATCGTCGCCCTCACCGCCCACGCCATGGCCAACGAAAAGCGCGCGCTGTTGCAGAGCGGCATGGACGACTACCTGACCAAGCCGATCAGCGAACGCCAGCTGGCGCAGGTGGTGCTGAAGTGGACCGGGCTGGCGCTGCGCAATCAGGCGCCGGAGCGACACGTCGAAATCGCCCAGGGCGGTATTAATTTGCAGGTGCTCGATCACGAGGAAGGGCTGCGGCTGGCGGCGGGGAAAGCCGACCTGGCGGCGGACATGCTGGCGATGC contains the following coding sequences:
- a CDS encoding DUF3108 domain-containing protein; protein product: MRRALLFAFALFALPAVNAADLQPFSASYTADWKQLPMSGGSASRSLEKNANGTWTLNFKASMMIASLTEVSTIKVDKDQLLPQTYHFERGGLGKSKTVDLVFDWPTKFITGSDRGDAVKIPLNAGVLDKSTYQLALQHDVAAGKKSMSYQVVDGDEIDTYDFRVLGTEKVETKVGSVDAIKVERVRDPTQNKRITVMWFAKDYDYLLVRLQQVETDGKEYNIMLQDGTVNGKSVKGS
- a CDS encoding DUF2058 domain-containing protein; protein product: MAGISLRDQLLKAGLVNEKQAKQASKSKQKEQRLVHKGQAVADDTSQRAAQEAMAEKAKRDQELNRQQQEKIEQKARAAQVKQLIEATRLPKLTTEDYYNFVDDKKVKRLSVNPLMRSKLSSGALAIVHHGGTYEVIPREAALKVQERDPRRIVMLSAPTEEPDGDDPYAAYKIPDDLMW
- the mazG gene encoding nucleoside triphosphate pyrophosphohydrolase, with translation MYSLQDLLNLMARLRDPQFGCPWDVKQNYASIVPHTLEEAYEVADAIERGDFDDLRGELGDLLFQVVYYCQLAREEGRFEFDGVVDGITRKLIRRHPHVFPTGDLYAPLETPRLSEEQVKQRWDQIKAEERAEKASAPEQLSLLDDVPAVLPALSRAAKLQKRASRVGFDWPDALPVVDNVREELDEVLEAMADNDSAAITEEVGDLLFAAVNLARHLKVDPENALRAANAKFERRFRFIEQTLRDTRRPIEDCSLEEMDALWGEAKRQEKITPNCG
- the relA gene encoding GTP diphosphokinase — encoded protein: MVQVRPHQPINTDGSINLDAWLDHVVSVDLAVDRQALKEACEFARHAEQQDNAAKNLWAEGTSSFQTGLEIAEILADLKLDQDSLVAAVIYRGVREGKISLPDVNQRFGPTVAKLIDGVLRMAAISASLSPRQSLVLGTQAQVENLRKMLVAMVDDVRVALIKLAERTCAIRAVKNTDDEKRNRVAREVFDIYAPLAHRLGIGHIKWELEDLSFRYLEPEQYKQIAKLLHERRLDRERFITDVMSQLENELLATGVTADISGRAKHIYSIWRKMQRKGLEFSQIYDVRAVRVLVPEMRDCYTALGIVHTLWRHIPKEFDDYIANPKENGYRSLHTAVIGPEGKVLEVQIRTHAMHEEAELGVCAHWKYKGTDVKSGSNHYEEKISWLRQVLEWHEELGDIGGLAEQLRVDIEPDRVYVFTPDGHAIDLPKGATPLDFAYRVHTEIGHNCRGAKINGRIVPLNYSLQTGEQVEIITSKHGTPSRDWLNSNLGYITTSRARAKIVHWYKLQARDQNVAAGKVLLERELARLALPQVDFDKLAEKANMKMPEDMFAALGAGDLRIAQLVNLAQQLVEPERGNEQLELIPRKATGYKPGKRGDIQIQGVGNLMTQMAGCCQPLPGDAIVGYITQGRGVSIHRQDCASVLQLGGREPERIIQVSWGPVPVLTYPVDIIIRAYDRSGLLRDVSQILLNERINVLAVNTRSNKEDNTALMSLTIEIPGLDALGRLLGRISQLPNIIETRRNRTP
- the rlmD gene encoding 23S rRNA (uracil(1939)-C(5))-methyltransferase RlmD, translating into MAKRDAGLRFQPSGGTRTTQVPAGKKQRLNIERLANDGRGIGFVEGRTWFVMGSLAGEEVEARVLNAHGKVVEARTERVFQASPIRRPAACPHFGRCGGCSTQHMPHAEQLALKQSMLAEQLSRIAGVEPEEWAAPLTGDEYAYRRRARVAVRWDVRAKRLDVGFRAAASQDIIPIEQCPVLVQALQPIMTALAPMLRGLSKPQALGHVELFSGSANAVLLRHTAPLPENDLAILKAFCETHDAQLWLHGEGEPQPVDPAAHLGYRLEPWNLSLAYRPGDFVQVNAQVNTAMIEQALDWLAPDKDERVLDLFCGLGNFALPLAQMSRDVVAVEGVDAMVHRATANAAGNGLSNVKFYQADLSQPLDKAAWVAEGFAAVLLDPPRDGAFEAVGKLKSLGAQRVLYVSCNPATLARDTVELIKQGYRLKRAGILDMFPQTAHVEAMALFEASK
- the cysM gene encoding cysteine synthase CysM; the encoded protein is MTLQYQTIADCVGNTPLVRLQRMAGNTSNTLLLKLEGNNPAGSVKDRPALSMITRAEARGQIHPGDTLIEATSGNTGIALAMAAAIKGYRMILIMPDNSSAERKAAMTAYGAELILVSKEEGMEGARDLAERMQAEGHGKVLDQFANGDNPQAHYVGTGPEIWRQTGGTITHFVSSMGTTGTIMGTSRFLKEQNPNIQIVGLQPMDGASIPGIRRWPTEYLPSIYQADRVDRIMDMGQAEAEDVMRRLAREEGIFCGVSSGGSVAGMLRLSREVENAVMVAIICDRGDRYLSTGVYDAPN
- a CDS encoding sensor histidine kinase, yielding MVEPRKKLPGRHSLFWKLAVLLVGFCLLMIWLSWYWGRYIETRNAYLNAEAHQVLNGYAAQAEQAWNTGGQRGIDQWLKQVRLQETGWVGVIGSDLQSLGSTPLTREQSQRLTFMRGIDWPMSTRQKTVPWLKIAFPGNPDAGSLVIELPERFKPGRYAWIGQILTNGLIPALFTLLLCVGLYRLLIRPLNQLREQANAWRADRLSSRLSPQMTERRDELGELNRAFDHMAARLHSTVQVQQQLLRDLSHELRTPLSRLRVACDSEQTLPELRERLSREVDGMRRLVDDTLQLAWLDTEREKLPGEDIQVVALWEMLVDDACFETCWPSRQLRCDLDGECWVSGHLNTLAQALENILRNAIRHSPPEGIVRLDGRREGDDWLLWLEDQGGGIDGGDLERIFAPFIRLDGARPGDGGFGLGLSIARNSLRLQGGDLWAENTGQGLRMIMRLPARQA